The region GCAGCAGCACCGTTCTCTCGGACAAGTGCGCCAGGTATTCACCCGATTGAACCGCTACCTTTGCCCTGGTTGATGAGTTGAGCAGCTTGTCGCTCAAAGCGGCGCGTAGCGATACGCGTACAGATACCTGAATGCTGCTCAGTGAAGAGGTTCACCGTGAAGTTTGTCTCGAAGGCCGCCGTCCTGTCCGCCGCCGCGGGCATCGCCGTTATGGGCGGAGCCGGTGTGGCCAGTGCCCATGGTGGTGCCGGTGCGGCGGGTGTCGCCCAGAACTCCCCCGGTGTTATCTCCGGAAACCTCATCCAGGTTCCGGTCGACGTGCCGGTCAACCTGTGCGGCAACACCATCAACATCGTCGCCCTGCTGAACCCGGCGTTCGGCAACACCTGCGTCAACGCCTGAGTGCTGAACAGCACTTGAGCCCCGCCCGGGCTCCGGGCGGGATGCGGCGGCAAAGGCCGGTACGAATTCTTCGTACCGGCCTTTGAAATGCCAAAACCCCCTCCGGAGACCGGAATCGGCCCGGACGCGGTGATATGTATCTATGGTTTCGTGGCATTCGGGTGAAACGGCGAAACCGCACTCCCAGAAGCGAGTTGACCAGTGCGCTCCGGATACGGGCACTCCGCTTCGAGAAGGGTAAATCGTGATCAAGAAGGTCCTGGCCACGACGGCTGTAGCCGCGTCCGTCGTCGGCATCTCGGCAACGGTCGCCCCCCAGGCGATGGCGATCGGCAACCACAACGGCACCTCCACGGTCAACGGCAACGGCGCCAAGAGCGCGTTCGGCAACTCCACCACGGTGGGCAAGATGAGCCCGCAGCTGGAGCTCATCCAGGGCTCGCTGAACAAGCCGTGCCTGGGCCTGGGCAAGGTGGGCGTCCAGCTCGCCGCGGTTCTGGCGAACGTGCAGGACGTCAACGTGCTGTCCTCGCCGCAGAACCAGCAGTGCACGGAGAACTCGACGCAGGCCAAGGGCGACGAGGCGCTGTCGCACATCCTCAGCGACATTCCGGTCCTGTCCGGGAACGGTGTCGGCAACCGCTGAGCCGGCCATCGGCCGCAGGCCTGGACCGCCGGCTCTCGCTTCCAGAGCGGTCCGGGGCCTGTGGCGCCCCGTTACGAACCGTAGGGACGAATCTTCTCGATCCCCTCTTCGGTAGGAATTCGTATTCGACGGGTGCCTCGACTGTTCGAACTCCGGTGTTTTTTCCGCGTCGTATGCGCGGTGGCAATCTCCCGAAACGGTCTTGCATCGTTCGGGCGATCCCTCCAAAAACCTCCCGGCAAGAGTTTCGTGCACGAGGAGGAATCGTTACCAATATCGGCAGCGGCGTTACGGGCGAGCAGAACAGCGCCCGTGCGACACGAGGGTCGTGTTCGCTACGGACCCGCTGCAAGGAAGGGCTGAAAGTGAAGTACGCAAAGGTCGCAGCGATCACCGCCGGAACGATCATGGCGATGGGATCGGCTGCGCCGGCATTCGCCGACGCGGGTGCCGCGGGTGGCGCCAAGAACTCGCCCGGTGTGCTCTCCGGCAACGCCATCCAGGTCCCGGTGCACATCCCGATCAACCTCTGCGGCAACACCGTCAACATCGTTGCTCTGCTGAACCCGGCGTTCGGCAACAACTGCCTGAACCACTGACTCGAAGGAATTCGAGCCGTGTCCATGTGACCCGGCCCCGATGCACGGTCCCCTGTGCATCGGGGCCGGTCGCTGTCCGGCTCCGGCCTGAAGAATGGAATGGCCGCACCTTTCGGGTGGCGTTGCCAAGAAGCGTGCACTTCAGAGTTTCTCCGTGTGGCAGCACTCGTTAATCAGCGTGAATGCGGTGACCCGAGCAGTCGAAGTGAATGCTCGCGCGGCGCTTGTGTCGCGGGACCGTCAAGCACCGCCCGAGAAGGGACAGTTGAAAGTGAAGTACGCCAAGTCTGCTGCGGTTGTTGCCGGTTCCGTCATGGCGCTGGGTATGGCCGCGCCCGCATTCGCCGCCCAGCCCGGAGCCCCGACCATGAGCCTCAACGGCGGGCTGACCGACGCGCTGAGCAGTAAGCAGCTGGACGGTCACCAGCTCACGCCGCTGGTCAGCACGGTCAAGACCGCGGAAGGCAAGATCAGGTCGACCAACGCGAAGAAGCTGCTCCGCGGTGTCACCGGGACGACCAAGAAGACCCCGCTGCTCGGCGGCCTTCCGCTCAAGTAAGTGCGGGGCGCGCCGGCGGCGGACGGACGGCGAAACCGACCGCCCCGGGCGCGGCGACGCAGGTGTGGACTTTCACCGTTCCTCGGCCGCGCTGGTGAGTTCGGCGCGGTATCGGTATTCCGCGGCACTCGGTGGCGGATTTGATGGGAGGCGGGTATCCACCGCACCCCGATTATTTCCGATCCGCCTTCCGGCCGTGATCTCGATCGGCAAAACGGATCAGACCGGCCAGCTCATTTGAGTGAATGAGAACAACCAAAATCATCCCTGTGAGTTGGGCAGATCGCCCGGCCCAAGGGCATCCCGAAACACGAAGGACCAAAATGATCAAGAAGGTTTTGGCGACCGCAGCCGCGGCTGCCTCCATTGTCGGTGTGGCCGCCGCTGCCGCCCCCGCGGCGATGGCGATCGGCAACCAGCACGGCACGTCTTCCGTCAACGGCAACGGCGCGCGGGAGTACTTCGGAAACTCCACCACCTACGGCTACATGAGCCCGCAGATCGGCCTGATCCAGGGCTCGCTGAACAAGCCCTGCCTGGCTCTGGGCAAGCTGAACCTCCAGGGTGCCGGCGGGCTCGTGCTGCAGGACCTCAACATCCTGTCGTCGCCGCAGAACCAGCAGTGCACCGAGAACTCCACCCAGGCCAAGGGTGACGAGCCGCTGTCGCACATCCTGGACAACATCCCGGTCCTTTCCGGCAACGGCGCCGGCAACCACTGACCGGCTGAGCAGCACCCGGGCCGTCCGGTCCTCCTTCTTCCGGGCGACCCGGGTTTCTGCTGTCCGGCGTCGGCCCGGAAATGTTATTCGCTCGTGACTCGACGCCGGTGCGCCGATCGTTAGGAATGTTGTGTGGAGGGAAGCATGCCAATGCCCTGGCGAGATTGATGGGGCTGCCAGGGCATTGGCATGCCGTCCGTATCGGGAGCAGGGCCCGCGATTCCGTTCATCGGAGTCGCGGGCCCTGTTTCGTGCGACGGGAATTGGCGCGCCGGAACGACAAGTCGCATTGTCGGTACGCGAATTGGCGCGAGGTTGAGCGGCGGTAAGGGCAGATATGCAGACCTGGTACCAGCTATTCGGGTGATGGTGCAGAACCCGAGCCGGTGTGGCGGGTTGTTCAAACAGGGCTCCCGTGTCGGGAGTTTCTTCTCCTGAAGGGTTTGCGTGATGAAGAAGATGATGGCGGGCGCGGCTGTGGCGGCGTCGCTGATCGGTATTTCCGCTGCGGCCGCGCCTGAGGCCATGGCGATCGGTGACCAGAAGGGCACCGCCACGGTCAACGGAAACGGCGCGGCGTCGGTCTACGGCAACTCCACCACGCGCGGTGACCTGAGCACCCAGCTCGGCCTCGTCCAGGGCTCGCTGAACGACCTGTGCCTCGGCCTCGGCAAGGTGAACGTCCAGGCCCTCGCCGCGATCCAGGCGCAGGACCTCAACATCCTGTCCAGCCCGCAGAACCAGCAGTGCACCAAGAACTCGACGCAGGCCAAGGGTGACGAGGCGCTGTCGCACATCATCGACGACATCCCGATCCTCTCCGGGAACGGCGTCGGCAACCACTGAGGCCGACCGGCCTCGGCCGTTCCACCGCTTGTGTCTCCGGGCGGTCGGCGCCGCGTAAGCGCTGCCGGCCGCCCGGTCGTGCAAGCGGAACGGGGGGTGCGGGTGGTGACCCGTACGCAATGACTGCACAGAAGGGACGAGAGATGCGACAGAGCCTGAAGACGTGCGTGTTCGTGGCGGCGGCGGCGTCGGGCGTGCTCGGCGCGGGCGGCGGCGTGGCGTATGCGGATGCCGGTGCCGCGGGCGGCGCGACGAACTCTCCCGGGGTGCTGTCCGGGAACAACATCCAGGTGACCGTGGACACCCCGGTCAATGTGTGTGGCAACTCGGTCGACGGGGGCGCGGCGCTCAACCCGGCCATGGGCGCCTCGTGCGGAAACGGTGCGGCGCCCGTGGCGGCCGCCCAGCGGCCCCTGGCCGCCGCTCCGCCACCCCCGGCGGCACACCGGCGGGCCCCGGGGTCCGCCCCGAAGCACGCGGCCCCGGAGTCGGCGCCGCGGGTACGGCCGCAGGCGGAGCCGCCGGCCGGGACGGCGCCGAAGCATGCCAGGACGTCCATGGCCGATCCCGCGGCAGGGCCCGCGGCGCGGTCCGTGCGCGAGGGAGCGGGGGCGCGGACCGGGACGTCGGCGGGCTCCGCGCTGCTGGCGTCCACCGGGCCCGGCGAGCTGGGCATGGTGGCCGGTGTGGGCGGCGGGCTGCTGGTGGGCGGGGCGCTGCTGCTGCGCCGGGCCGGTACGCGCCGCAGATGAGCGCGGCCTTGTCCGCGGCGGCCGATGCCGGGGGCGCCGGGGGCTGGGCGGCCGGCCGAGCGGGTCCGGCGGGCCGCTCGGCCTGGGCCGCCCGGTCGAGTCGGCCGTCGGCATCGCCGGACGACTCGACCGTGGGCCGTCGTACCGCTGCCCCGGGCGCGCTGCGGCTGGAAGGCACC is a window of Streptomyces caniferus DNA encoding:
- a CDS encoding chaplin, coding for MRQSLKTCVFVAAAASGVLGAGGGVAYADAGAAGGATNSPGVLSGNNIQVTVDTPVNVCGNSVDGGAALNPAMGASCGNGAAPVAAAQRPLAAAPPPPAAHRRAPGSAPKHAAPESAPRVRPQAEPPAGTAPKHARTSMADPAAGPAARSVREGAGARTGTSAGSALLASTGPGELGMVAGVGGGLLVGGALLLRRAGTRRR
- a CDS encoding chaplin, whose translation is MKYAKVAAITAGTIMAMGSAAPAFADAGAAGGAKNSPGVLSGNAIQVPVHIPINLCGNTVNIVALLNPAFGNNCLNH
- a CDS encoding rodlin; translation: MIKKVLATAAAAASIVGVAAAAAPAAMAIGNQHGTSSVNGNGAREYFGNSTTYGYMSPQIGLIQGSLNKPCLALGKLNLQGAGGLVLQDLNILSSPQNQQCTENSTQAKGDEPLSHILDNIPVLSGNGAGNH
- a CDS encoding rodlin, whose protein sequence is MIKKVLATTAVAASVVGISATVAPQAMAIGNHNGTSTVNGNGAKSAFGNSTTVGKMSPQLELIQGSLNKPCLGLGKVGVQLAAVLANVQDVNVLSSPQNQQCTENSTQAKGDEALSHILSDIPVLSGNGVGNR
- a CDS encoding chaplin; amino-acid sequence: MKFVSKAAVLSAAAGIAVMGGAGVASAHGGAGAAGVAQNSPGVISGNLIQVPVDVPVNLCGNTINIVALLNPAFGNTCVNA
- a CDS encoding rodlin, coding for MKKMMAGAAVAASLIGISAAAAPEAMAIGDQKGTATVNGNGAASVYGNSTTRGDLSTQLGLVQGSLNDLCLGLGKVNVQALAAIQAQDLNILSSPQNQQCTKNSTQAKGDEALSHIIDDIPILSGNGVGNH